A part of Oryctolagus cuniculus chromosome 15, mOryCun1.1, whole genome shotgun sequence genomic DNA contains:
- the LOC127484264 gene encoding translation initiation factor IF-2: protein MAHGRAREPRAGAHGRPARRGRRGAPLQSQAATPLSVNRKPGGGGGGGAAAPQLPSPPRALPAGPGPRPPWPPPPEPVPSPLRAPAGPPPPPAPPLPPVNGQRWSLNRALNHLNAICAPAPTSFLQQPLAPSLRFPQAPRGRPTPQPIARPLTQTAAQAPRPACPDARHWPSAGPDGSCSPGPRGHGAESPRAGAGGWRSGGGCGGGGGSGGTRRYLGTVGRAAAPGLLGPPPGSGETGSLRLGPAGHFGEEREAQPPDRRVTSGVGPASAPSPASWLFSLPLPACLPACLPLLSSDPQDIGWH, encoded by the exons ATGGCCCACGGGCGGGCGCGGGAGCCCCGCGCGGGAGCACACGGCCGGCCGGCACGCCGGGGGCGGCGAGGGGCTCCACTACAGTCACAAGCCGCGACTCCGCTTTCGGTAAATAGGAAGCCcggcggaggggggggggggggagcggcgGCCCCGCAACTTCCCTCCCCGCCTCGAGCGCTGCCGGCCGGGCCCGGGCCTAGGCCTccctggccgccgccgccggagccGGTGCCGAGCCCGCTACGTGCTCCCGCtgggccgccgccgcctcctgcgCCGCCGCTTCCGCCGGTGAATGGTCAGCGCTGGAGTTTGAACAGGGCCCTGAACCATCTCAACGCCATTTGCGCTCCGgcccccacctccttcctccaACAGCCGCTCGCTCCGTCACTCCGCTTCCCACAGGCCCCGCGCGGCCGCCCGACCCCGCAGCCAATCGCGCGGCCGCTTACTCAAACCGCCGCGCAGGCGCCGCGCCCCGCATGCCCCGACGCCCGCCATTGGCCCAGCGCGGGGCCCGACGGGAGTTGTAGTCCCGGTCCGCGAGGTCACGGCGCCGAGAGCCCCCGCGCCGGAGCTGGCGGCTGGCGGAGCGGCGGTGGctgtggcggtggcggtggcagTGGCG GGACCCGCCGGTATCTGGGGACGGTGGGTCGTGCAGCTGCGCCGGGCCTGCTGGGACCGCCGCCCGGGAGCGGGGAGACGGGGAGCTTGCGGCTCGGACCCGCGGGCCACTTCGGCGAGGAGCGGGAGGCGCAGCCTCCTGACCGCCGGGTAACGAGCGGTGTCGGGCCGGCGTCAGCTCCGTCCCCTGCGTCCTGGCTTTTCAGtctccccctgcctgcctgcctgcctgcctgcttgcccCTGCTTAGCAGTGACCCCCAGGATATTGGATGGCATTAA